From Cyclopterus lumpus isolate fCycLum1 chromosome 4, fCycLum1.pri, whole genome shotgun sequence, a single genomic window includes:
- the fam174c gene encoding protein FAM174C: protein MTFIGLLPPVLVPVCWLFASAVVGGSGTGPGTAVVGGSGTGPALKNSSSGALNATRTRVFDGLLRVDSSMVQRALYVLIGITVIGVLYFLVRAVRLKRPAHKKKYGLLSNYEDSVEMEAVESDEDDTLYEARSLRR from the exons ATGACTTTCATCGGACTTCTCCCCCCGGTTCTGGTTCCGGTCTGCTGGCTGTTCGCGTCGGCGGTGGTGGGGGGCTCCGGGACCGGACCCGGCACCGCGGTGGTGGGGGGCTCCGGGACCGGACCCGCGTTGAAGAACTCCAGCTCCGGGGCGCTGAACGCCACGCGCACGCGGGTGTTCGACGGGCTCCTGCGCGTGGACAGCTCCATGGTCCAGCGGGCCCTGTACGTCCTCATCGGCATCACCGTCATCGGGGTCCTGTACTTCCTGGTCCGGGCCGTGCG GCTGAAGCGGCCGGCCCACAAGAAGAAGTACGGCCTGCTGTCCAACTACGAGGACTCGGTGGAGATGGAGGCCGTGGAGAGCGACGAGGACGACACGCTGTATGAAGCTCGCAGCCTccgcag ATGA